One genomic window of Canis lupus baileyi chromosome 22, mCanLup2.hap1, whole genome shotgun sequence includes the following:
- the LOC140613862 gene encoding ceruloplasmin-like isoform X3: MKILLLGIFLFLYSNSAWAKEKHYYIGIVETTWDYASDNKEKKLISVDTEHSNIYLQNGPNRIGRLYKKALYLQYTNETFKTVIEKPVWLGFLGPIIKAETGDKIYVHLKNFASRPYTFHPHGITYRKEYEGAIYPDNTIGSHKADDKVLPGQQYTYILDASQDHSPGEEDSNCVTRIYHSHIDAPKDIASGLIGPLIVCRKDTLDNEKEKNIDQEFVVMFSVVDENLSWYLDDNIKTYCSEPEKVDKDDEDFQESNRMYSVNGYTFGSLPGLSMCAEDRVKWYLFGMGNEVDVHAAFFHGQVLTNKNYRVDTVNLFPATLFEAFMVAQNPGEWMLSCQNLNHLKAGLQAFFQVQDCKKPSSERKIRWKYVKHYYIAAEEIIWDYAPSGLNNFTKENLTAPGSASEVFFKRGTTRIGGSYKKLVYREYTDASFTNRKERGPEEEHLGILGPVIWAEVGFTIRVTFYNKGKYPLSIEPVGVRVSKNYEGTYYSSHNNTRTESTPPSASYVAPGQTFTYEWTVPEEVGPTYKDPVCLSKMYYSAVDPTKDIFTGLIGPMKICKKGGLQPNGKQKGVDKEFYLFPTVFDENESLLLDENIRMFTTAPDLVNKEDEDFQESNKMHSINGFMYGNQPGLNMCRGDSVVWYLFSAGNEADVHGIYFTGNTYLSKGERRDTANLFPQTSTTLVMQPDTPGTFDVECLTTDHYTGGMKQKYTVNKCKQQSAYVGHYRSERFYYIAAVEVEWDYSPSREWERELHLLQEQNVSNAFLDKKEFYIGSKYKKVVYRRYMDSTFRVPVKRENREEHLGILGPQLRGDVGDKIRITFKNMATRPYSIHAHGVKTDNSTVIPTLPGKTRIYTWKIPDRAAAGIEDSACIPWAYYSTVDQVKDLYSGLIGTLIVCRRHYTEFFHPILKLEFSLLFLVFDENESWYIDDNIKTYSNHPEKVNKDDEEFRESNKMHAINGRMFGNLRGLRMNVGDEVNWYLMGMGNEIDLHSVHFHGHSFGYKHRGIYRSDVFDIFPGTYQTVEMFPRTPGTWLLHCHVTDHIHAGMETTYTVLSNRDAQFG; this comes from the exons atgaagattttgCTGCTgggaatttttctgtttttatatagtAACTCAGCCTGGGCAAAAGAGAAGCATTATTACATCGGAATTGTTGAAACAACTTGGGACTATGCCTCTGACAACAAGGAGAAGAAACTTATCTCAGTTGACAC ggAACATTCCAATATCTACCTTCAAAATGGCCCAAATAGAATTGGAAGGTTATATAAGAAGGCCCTTTATCTTCAATACACGAACGAAACCTTTAAGACAGTTATAGAAAAACCTGTCTGGCTGGGGTTTTTAGGCCCTATTATCAAAGCTGAAACTGGAGATAAGATTTATGTACACTTAAAAAACTTCGCCTCTAGGCCCTACACTTTTCATCCGCATGGAATAACTTACCGTAAGGAATATGAGG GGGCCATCTATCCTGATAACACCATAGGTTCTCACAAAGCAGATGATAAAGTGCTTCCAGGTCAGCAGTACACATACATATTGGATGCCAGCCAAGATCACAGTCCTGGTGAGGAAGATAGCAATTGTGTGACCAGGATTTACCATTCTCACATTGATGCGCCAAAAGATATTGCCTCAGGACTCATCGGACCTTTAATAGTCTGTAGAAaag ATACCCtggataatgaaaaagaaaaaaatattgaccaAGAGTTTGTGGTGATGTTTTCTGTGGTGGATGAAAATCTCAGCTGGTACCTAGATGACAACATTAAGACCTATTGCTCTGAACCAGAGAAAGTTGACAAAGATGATGAAGACTTCCAGGAGAGTAACAGAATGTATT CTGTGAATGGATACACTTTTGGAAGTCTCCCGGGACTCTCTATGTGTGCAGAGGATAGAGTAAAATGGTATCTTTTTGGCATGGGTAATGAAGTGGACGTGCATGCAGCTTTCTTCCATGGTCAAGTGTTGACTAATAAGAACTACCGGGTTGATACAGTCAATCTCTTTCCTGCTACCCTCTTTGAAGCTTTTATGGTGGCCCAGAATCCTGGAGAATGGATGCTTAGCTGTCAGAATCTAAACCACCTGAAAG CTGGTCTCCAGGCCTTTTTCCAGGTGCAAGACTGTAAGAAGCCTTCATCAGAGAGAAAAATCCGCTGGAAATATGTTAAACATTACTACATCGCTGCTGAGGAAATCATCTGGGACTATGCACCCTCTGGACTAAACAACTTCACCAAAGAAAACTTAACAGCACCTGGAAG TGCTTCCGAGGTATTTTTTAAACGAGGTACTACAAGAATTGGAGGATCTTATAAAAAGCTGGTTTATCGTGAGTACACAGATGCCTCCTTCACAAATCGAAAGGAGAGAGGCCCTGAAGAGGAACATCTTGGCATCCTGG GTCCTGTCATTTGGGCAGAGGTGGGATTTACCATCAGAGTCACTTTCTATAACAAAGGAAAATATCCCCTCAGTATTGAGCCAGTTGGGGTGAGAGTCAGTAAGAACTACGAGGGCACATACTATTCTTCACATAACAACACCAGGACTGAAA GTACGCCTCCTTCAGCTTCATATGTGGCACCTGGACAAACATTCACCTATGAATGGACTGTCCCCGAAGAAGTGGGACCCACTTACAAAGACCCTGTCTGTCTATCTAAGATGTATTATTCTGCTGTGGATCCTACCAAAGATATATTCACTGGGCTTATTGGGCCaatgaaaatatgcaaaaaaggAGGTTTACAACCAAATGGGAAACAG AAAGGTGTAGACAAGGAGTTCTATCTGTTTCCCACAGTCTTTGATGAGAATGAAAGTTTACTCCTGGATGAAAATATTAGAATGTTTACAACTGCACCTGATCTGGTAAATAAGGAAGATGAAGACTTTCAGGAATCCAATAAGATGCACT CCATTAATGGATTCATGTACGGGAATCAGCCTGGTCTCAACATGTGCCGAGGAGATTCAGTTGTGTGGTACTTATTCAGTGCTGGAAATGAGGCTGATGTACATGGGATTTACTTTACAGGAAACACATATCtgtcaaaaggagaaagaagagacacAGCAAACCTCTTCCCTCAAACAAGTACTACACTCGTAATGCAGCCTGATACTCCAG GGACTTTTGACGTTGAATGCCTAACAACCGATCACTACACAGGAGGCATGAAGCAAAAATACACAGTGAACAAATGCAAGCAACAGTCTGCCTATGTAGGCCACTACAGATCAGAGAGGTTCTACTACATTGCAGCGGTGGAGGTGGAATGGGATTATTCTCCAAGTAGAGAATGGGAACGGGAGTTGCATCTCTTACAAGAACAAAA TGTTTCGAATGCATTTTTAGATAAGAAAGAGTTTTACATAGGCTCCAAGTACAAGAAAGTTGTGTACCGGCGGTACATGGACAGCACATTCAGAGTTCCtgtgaagagagaaaacagagaagaacatCTGGGAATTCTAG GTCCACAACTTCGTGGAGATGTTGGAGATAAAATTAgaattacctttaaaaatatggCCACAAGGCCCTACTCAATACATGCCCATGGGGTGAAAACAGACAATTCTACAGTTATTCCAACTTTACCAG GTAAAACTCGCATTTACACATGGAAGATCCCAGACAGAGCTGCAGCTGGTATAGAGGATTCTGCTTGTATTCCATGGGCTTACTATTCAACTGTGGATCAAGTTAAG gATCTCTATAGTGGATTAATTGGCACACTGATTGTTTGCCGGAGACATTACACGGAATTCTTCCATCCCATATTAAAATTGGAATTCTCccttctgtttttggtttttgatgaAAATGAATCCTGGTACATAGATGACAACATCAAAACATACTCTAACCACCCTGAGAAAGTAAACAAAGATGATGAAGAATTCAGAGAAAGCAATAAAATGCA
- the LOC140613862 gene encoding ceruloplasmin-like isoform X4, producing MKILLLGIFLFLYSNSAWAKEKHYYIGIVETTWDYASDNKEKKLISVDTEHSNIYLQNGPNRIGRLYKKALYLQYTNETFKTVIEKPVWLGFLGPIIKAETGDKIYVHLKNFASRPYTFHPHGITYRKEYEGAIYPDNTIGSHKADDKVLPGQQYTYILDASQDHSPGEEDSNCVTRIYHSHIDAPKDIASGLIGPLIVCRKDTLDNEKEKNIDQEFVVMFSVVDENLSWYLDDNIKTYCSEPEKVDKDDEDFQESNRMYSVNGYTFGSLPGLSMCAEDRVKWYLFGMGNEVDVHAAFFHGQVLTNKNYRVDTVNLFPATLFEAFMVAQNPGEWMLSCQNLNHLKAGLQAFFQVQDCKKPSSERKIRWKYVKHYYIAAEEIIWDYAPSGLNNFTKENLTAPGSASEVFFKRGTTRIGGSYKKLVYREYTDASFTNRKERGPEEEHLGILGPVIWAEVGFTIRVTFYNKGKYPLSIEPVGVRVSKNYEGTYYSSHNNTRTESTPPSASYVAPGQTFTYEWTVPEEVGPTYKDPVCLSKMYYSAVDPTKDIFTGLIGPMKICKKGGLQPNGKQKGVDKEFYLFPTVFDENESLLLDENIRMFTTAPDLVNKEDEDFQESNKMHSINGFMYGNQPGLNMCRGDSVVWYLFSAGNEADVHGIYFTGNTYLSKGERRDTANLFPQTSTTLVMQPDTPGTFDVECLTTDHYTGGMKQKYTVNKCKQQSAYVGHYRSERFYYIAAVEVEWDYSPSREWERELHLLQEQNVSNAFLDKKEFYIGSKYKKVVYRRYMDSTFRVPVKRENREEHLGILGPQLRGDVGDKIRITFKNMATRPYSIHAHGVKTDNSTVIPTLPGKTRIYTWKIPDRAAAGIEDSACIPWAYYSTVDQVKDLYSGLIGTLIVCRRHYTEFFHPILKLEFSLLFLVFDENESWYIDDNIKTYSNHPEKVNKDDEEFRESNKMHAINGRMFGNLRGLRMNVGDEVNWYLMGMGNEIDLHSVHFHGHSFGYKHRGIYRSDVFDIFPGTYQTVEMFPRTPGTWLLHCHVTDHIHAGMETTYTVLSNRGST from the exons atgaagattttgCTGCTgggaatttttctgtttttatatagtAACTCAGCCTGGGCAAAAGAGAAGCATTATTACATCGGAATTGTTGAAACAACTTGGGACTATGCCTCTGACAACAAGGAGAAGAAACTTATCTCAGTTGACAC ggAACATTCCAATATCTACCTTCAAAATGGCCCAAATAGAATTGGAAGGTTATATAAGAAGGCCCTTTATCTTCAATACACGAACGAAACCTTTAAGACAGTTATAGAAAAACCTGTCTGGCTGGGGTTTTTAGGCCCTATTATCAAAGCTGAAACTGGAGATAAGATTTATGTACACTTAAAAAACTTCGCCTCTAGGCCCTACACTTTTCATCCGCATGGAATAACTTACCGTAAGGAATATGAGG GGGCCATCTATCCTGATAACACCATAGGTTCTCACAAAGCAGATGATAAAGTGCTTCCAGGTCAGCAGTACACATACATATTGGATGCCAGCCAAGATCACAGTCCTGGTGAGGAAGATAGCAATTGTGTGACCAGGATTTACCATTCTCACATTGATGCGCCAAAAGATATTGCCTCAGGACTCATCGGACCTTTAATAGTCTGTAGAAaag ATACCCtggataatgaaaaagaaaaaaatattgaccaAGAGTTTGTGGTGATGTTTTCTGTGGTGGATGAAAATCTCAGCTGGTACCTAGATGACAACATTAAGACCTATTGCTCTGAACCAGAGAAAGTTGACAAAGATGATGAAGACTTCCAGGAGAGTAACAGAATGTATT CTGTGAATGGATACACTTTTGGAAGTCTCCCGGGACTCTCTATGTGTGCAGAGGATAGAGTAAAATGGTATCTTTTTGGCATGGGTAATGAAGTGGACGTGCATGCAGCTTTCTTCCATGGTCAAGTGTTGACTAATAAGAACTACCGGGTTGATACAGTCAATCTCTTTCCTGCTACCCTCTTTGAAGCTTTTATGGTGGCCCAGAATCCTGGAGAATGGATGCTTAGCTGTCAGAATCTAAACCACCTGAAAG CTGGTCTCCAGGCCTTTTTCCAGGTGCAAGACTGTAAGAAGCCTTCATCAGAGAGAAAAATCCGCTGGAAATATGTTAAACATTACTACATCGCTGCTGAGGAAATCATCTGGGACTATGCACCCTCTGGACTAAACAACTTCACCAAAGAAAACTTAACAGCACCTGGAAG TGCTTCCGAGGTATTTTTTAAACGAGGTACTACAAGAATTGGAGGATCTTATAAAAAGCTGGTTTATCGTGAGTACACAGATGCCTCCTTCACAAATCGAAAGGAGAGAGGCCCTGAAGAGGAACATCTTGGCATCCTGG GTCCTGTCATTTGGGCAGAGGTGGGATTTACCATCAGAGTCACTTTCTATAACAAAGGAAAATATCCCCTCAGTATTGAGCCAGTTGGGGTGAGAGTCAGTAAGAACTACGAGGGCACATACTATTCTTCACATAACAACACCAGGACTGAAA GTACGCCTCCTTCAGCTTCATATGTGGCACCTGGACAAACATTCACCTATGAATGGACTGTCCCCGAAGAAGTGGGACCCACTTACAAAGACCCTGTCTGTCTATCTAAGATGTATTATTCTGCTGTGGATCCTACCAAAGATATATTCACTGGGCTTATTGGGCCaatgaaaatatgcaaaaaaggAGGTTTACAACCAAATGGGAAACAG AAAGGTGTAGACAAGGAGTTCTATCTGTTTCCCACAGTCTTTGATGAGAATGAAAGTTTACTCCTGGATGAAAATATTAGAATGTTTACAACTGCACCTGATCTGGTAAATAAGGAAGATGAAGACTTTCAGGAATCCAATAAGATGCACT CCATTAATGGATTCATGTACGGGAATCAGCCTGGTCTCAACATGTGCCGAGGAGATTCAGTTGTGTGGTACTTATTCAGTGCTGGAAATGAGGCTGATGTACATGGGATTTACTTTACAGGAAACACATATCtgtcaaaaggagaaagaagagacacAGCAAACCTCTTCCCTCAAACAAGTACTACACTCGTAATGCAGCCTGATACTCCAG GGACTTTTGACGTTGAATGCCTAACAACCGATCACTACACAGGAGGCATGAAGCAAAAATACACAGTGAACAAATGCAAGCAACAGTCTGCCTATGTAGGCCACTACAGATCAGAGAGGTTCTACTACATTGCAGCGGTGGAGGTGGAATGGGATTATTCTCCAAGTAGAGAATGGGAACGGGAGTTGCATCTCTTACAAGAACAAAA TGTTTCGAATGCATTTTTAGATAAGAAAGAGTTTTACATAGGCTCCAAGTACAAGAAAGTTGTGTACCGGCGGTACATGGACAGCACATTCAGAGTTCCtgtgaagagagaaaacagagaagaacatCTGGGAATTCTAG GTCCACAACTTCGTGGAGATGTTGGAGATAAAATTAgaattacctttaaaaatatggCCACAAGGCCCTACTCAATACATGCCCATGGGGTGAAAACAGACAATTCTACAGTTATTCCAACTTTACCAG GTAAAACTCGCATTTACACATGGAAGATCCCAGACAGAGCTGCAGCTGGTATAGAGGATTCTGCTTGTATTCCATGGGCTTACTATTCAACTGTGGATCAAGTTAAG gATCTCTATAGTGGATTAATTGGCACACTGATTGTTTGCCGGAGACATTACACGGAATTCTTCCATCCCATATTAAAATTGGAATTCTCccttctgtttttggtttttgatgaAAATGAATCCTGGTACATAGATGACAACATCAAAACATACTCTAACCACCCTGAGAAAGTAAACAAAGATGATGAAGAATTCAGAGAAAGCAATAAAATGCA